The genomic interval GACCGTGACGACCTCGGCCAGGCCCTCGCCAAGATGCTGCCGTGGCCGCTGAACGCCCGCATCACCGCCGGCCGGGCGGCCGAGGTGATCGCCGACGGGATCGAACGCCGCGCGCCCCGCACCGTCGCGCCCGCCGGCTGGGAGGTCTACGCGCTGTTGCGCGGGGCGATCAATGTGGTGCTGGACAACCGGCTGGCGAACGATCCGCGGGTGCACGAACTGGTGCGCCGGGTCGAGCAGCGGGTGCGTGGGTGATCCGCATGACCGCGCGTTTCGAAACACTCTGTGCCGCTTTCCAGCACAATGCCGCGCAGCGGCCCGACGCGGTGGCGCTGCGCTCACCGGGCGATGCCGACACGCTCACCTGGCGCCAATACGCCGACAAGGTTCGTGCGGTCGCGGCCGGACTGTCGGGGCTCGGGGTGCGCCGTGGTGACACCGTCGCGCTGATGATGGCCAACCGCATCGAGTTCTATCCGCTGGAGGTCGGGGCCCAACATCTCGGCGCCACGTCGTTTTCCGTCTACAACACGCTGCCCGCGGAACAGATCGCGCACGTGCTCACCAATTCCGGTGCGCGCGTAGTGATGTGCGAGGCGCAGTATGTCGACCGGCTGCGGGCGAGCGGGATGCCGTTGGATCACGTCGTGTGCGTGGACGAAGCTCCGACGGGAACCATCTCCGTCGCCGAGCTGATGTCCTCCGGTGCACCGGATTTCGACTTCGACGGCAGCTGGCGTGCGGTGCGGCCCGACGACGTGGCGACGCTGATCTACACCTCGGGCACCACCGGACCGCCCAAAGGTGTCGAAACGACCCACGCCAACCTGCTTTTCGAGTGTTACGCCGTCGAGGAGGTGCTCGGAATCCGCTTCGGCGACACCATCACCTCCTACCTGCCCTCCGCGCACATCGCCGACCGGCTCACGGCCCTGTACTTCCAGCTCGTCTTCGGCACCCAGATCACCTGTGTCGACGATCCGAGCCGGATCGGTCCCGCGCTCGCCGACCTTCGTCCCACCATCTGGGGTGCGGTTCCGAGGGTGTGGGAAAAGCTGCGGGCCGCGATCGGTTTCGCGGTGGCCGCCGAGCCGGAGCCGACTCGCGCCGCCATCGAGGGGGCGCTGGAAGTCGGGGGCCGCTACGCCGAGCACAAGATCTCCGGCACACCCGTGCCCGCCGATCTCCAGGCCGAATGGGCGCGCGCCGACGCACTGATCCTCTCGGGGTTGCGCGCCAAGCTGGGCCTGGACAGGGTCCGCTGGGCGCTCTCCGGCGCCGCGCCGATCCCCCGCGAAACCCTCGCGTTCTTCGCCGGGCTCGGCATCCCGATCACCGAGATCTGG from Nocardia wallacei carries:
- the fadD11 gene encoding fatty acid--CoA ligase FadD11, producing MTARFETLCAAFQHNAAQRPDAVALRSPGDADTLTWRQYADKVRAVAAGLSGLGVRRGDTVALMMANRIEFYPLEVGAQHLGATSFSVYNTLPAEQIAHVLTNSGARVVMCEAQYVDRLRASGMPLDHVVCVDEAPTGTISVAELMSSGAPDFDFDGSWRAVRPDDVATLIYTSGTTGPPKGVETTHANLLFECYAVEEVLGIRFGDTITSYLPSAHIADRLTALYFQLVFGTQITCVDDPSRIGPALADLRPTIWGAVPRVWEKLRAAIGFAVAAEPEPTRAAIEGALEVGGRYAEHKISGTPVPADLQAEWARADALILSGLRAKLGLDRVRWALSGAAPIPRETLAFFAGLGIPITEIWGMSELTCICSISHPEQARLGTVGTMLPGMTARLADDGELLVRGPLVMKGYRGEPEKTAEAIDPDGWLHTGDIITIDDHGYLTVVDRKKELIINAAGKNMSPAHIENTIKAHCRHIGAIATIGDARPYNTALIVLDPETPRDPELLTRITQGIAAGNAALSRVEQIKRFRILPAPWEPGGDELTPTMKLKRRVIEEKYAREIEELYAEEPGVGVVEPG